Proteins co-encoded in one Balearica regulorum gibbericeps isolate bBalReg1 chromosome 24, bBalReg1.pri, whole genome shotgun sequence genomic window:
- the WNK4 gene encoding serine/threonine-protein kinase WNK4 isoform X2: MLAAEPAAGAMSQSEAERAGGGSVPEPEPGLPGRAPHRNRSRRPSGRDSRRASSRFNRRSSAELELLGYPAPGGGRGESPPLLSAAGRREPEETESEEVETSAVATSPDGRFLKFDIEIGRGSFKTVYKGLDTETTVEVAWCELQTRKLSKTERQRFSEEVEMLKGLQHPNIVRFYDSWKSSIKGQMCIVLVTELMTSGTLKTYLKRFKEMKLKVLQRWSRQILKGLHFLHTRSPPIIHRDLKCDNIFITGPTGSVKIGDLGLATLKRASFAKSVIGTPEFMAPEMYEEKYDEAVDVYAFGMCMLEMATSEYPYSECQNAAQIYRKVTSGLKPSSFYKVKVPELKEIIEGCIRMDKNERYTIQDLLEHSFFQEDTGVHVELAEEDDGVKSGLKLWLRMDDTKKLHGKYKDNNAIEFLFELYKDVAEEVAQEMVVLGFVCEADYKLVAKAVRDRVVAIKRKREKLKRAQGVLSPAEPEQPPGVLQLLEELKSPLSPGTPAPAPATPGSGDSVFSSSFPPEPEEPEADQHFAYRHTSYSSATSDCETDGYLSSSGFLDSPDLAHRSFSAGDPASPPPTRPARCFPTSIAVQLPTERLPPASGFSSPVDSYTSDVASGMSDGCEGLSASERSAKLPPKRTSGKLLRRRARSRLRITNISDKNDRVVECQLQTYNNKMVTFKFDLDGDNPEEIAAVMVHNEFILKSERDGFVHRIRDIIHRVETLLRKDGHGATELPESPEAERGVGSPADLQLQELSRFISSSSSLSDLGCTSPSLSVQSPVLPSLSSSLSENDLASPTEPPAAPAGELRLTLPGSPAGSVQTWPPVSTAPSWLTASPAFPQTPPSTPGGPVPLAVPQALMSPLPLPVSPVPSEPSSPLNPPVTSTPWSPTAPFLSLANVFSLAVMSVAHTLLPAVSSIASSGGHLYPPLLPRPQSLVLGPPRFVYPDPASMAKPAPACGGTLESAGADVPAAGGAVPVPSLAPAPPCPTGSEATGSPLPSLSTSTPGSPEGGTVLPGSPRPSHPLIVSESPAPGTPKARLSPITEEAKPQILGRFQVTPTKDPSVTSPVSGSSEGEQRDAEPVASGSPLPVAQDAGDSSSSDSDSALELVEQDPEAKEALAEGTVPPAESDREGPGEEGAESAPQAVLSQVWLNYSRSLSYLSSDDTESEDEEIWEELQHLRQKHLAEVQLLQSAQKKEIEELYLRMGKQPPLGIVSPAAMLSSRQRRLSKGSFNPSRRNSLQRLELAQPSAIMRRNSLSGSSTGSQEQRLSKGVTFADDFGRMPAGQE; this comes from the exons ATGCTGGCGGCCGAGCCCGCCGCCGGAGCCATGTCCCAGTCCGAGGCGGAGCGGGCGGGCGGTGGCTCCGtgccggagccggagccggggcTCCCCGGGCGGGCCCCGCACCGCAACCGCAGCCGGCGGCCCTCGGGACGTGACTCCCGCCGCGCCTCCTCCCGCTTCAACCGGCGGAGCTCGGccgagctggagctgctgggttACCCGGCAccgggcggggggcgcggggagTCGCCGCCGCTGCTGAGCGCTGCCGGTCGCCGGGAACCGGAGGAGACGGAGAGCGAGGAGGTGGAGACGAGCGCGGTCGCCACTTCCCCCGACGGCCGGTTCCTCAAGTTCGACATCGAGATCGGCCGCGGCTCCTTCAAGACCGTCTACAAGGGGCTGGACACGGAGACCACCGTGGAGGTGGCCTGGTGCGAGCTGCAG ACGCGGAAGCTGTCGAAGACGGAGCGGCAGCGGTTCAGTGAGGAGGTGGAGATGCTGAAGGGACTGCAGCATCCCAACATTGTCCGCTTCTACGACTCCTGGAAGTCGTCTATCAAAGGCCAGATGTGCATCGTGCTGGTCACAGAGCTCATGACATCCGGCACCCTGAAAAC CTATCTGAAGCGGTTCAAGGAGATGAAGCTGAAGGTGCTGCAGCGCTGGAGCCGGCAGATCCTCAAGGGGTTGCATTTCCTGCACACCCGCTCACCCCCCATCATCCACCGCGACCTCAAGTGCGACAACATCTTCATCACGGGCCCCACCGGCTCGGTCAAGATTGGGGACCTGGGCTTGGCCACGCTCAAGCGAGCCTCCTTTGCCAAGAGCGTCATAG GCACCCCCGAGTTCATGGCGCCAGAGATGTACGAGGAGAAATACGACGAGGCGGTGGACGTCTACGCCTTCGGGATGTGTATGCTGGAGATGGCCACCTCAGAGTACCCCTACTCCGAGTGCCAGAACGCCGCCCAGATCTACCGCAAGGTCACCTCG GGCCTGAAGCCCAGCAGCTTCTACAAGGTGAAGGTTCCGGAGCTGAAGGAAATCATCGAGGGCTGCATCCGCATGGACAAGAACGAGAG GTACACCATCCAGGACCTGCTGGAACACTCCTTCTTCCAAGAGGACACGGGGGTGCACGTGGAGCTGGCCGAGGAGGATGACGGCGTCAAGTCTGGGCTCAAGCTCTGGCTGCGCATGGACGACACGAAGAAGCTGCACGGCAAGTACAAGGACAACAACGCCATCGAATTCCTGTTCGAGCTCTACAAGGACGTGGCGGAGGAGGTGGCCCAGGAGATG GTGGTCCTGGGCTTTGTCTGCGAGGCCGACTACAAGCTGGTGGCCAAGGCGGTGCGGGACCGTGTGGTCGCCATCAAGCGCAAACGGGAGAAGCTGAAGCGCGCCCAGGGCGTCCTGTCACCTGCGGAGCCGGAGCAGCCGCCGGgtgtcctgcagctgctggaggagctcaAGTCCCCGCTGTCACCCGGTACCCCCGCACCTGCCCCGGCCACCCCCGGCTCTGGGGACTCcgtcttcagcagcagcttccccCCGGAGCCCGAGGAGCCGGAGGCCGACCAGCACTTTGCCTACCGGCACACCAGCTACTCCTCAGCCACCT CTGACTGCGAGACGGATGGCTACCTGAGCTCCTCTGGCTTCCTGGACTCCCCAGACCTGGCCCATCGCAGCTTCTCGGCGGGGGACCCCGCCAGCCCGCCACCCACCCGCCCTGCGCGCTGCTTCCCCACG AGCATCGCGGTGCAGCTGCCCACCGAGCGCCTCCCCCCTGCCAGCGGCTTCTCCTCCCCGGTGGACAG CTACACCTCGGACGTGGCGTCTGGCATGAGCGACGGCTGCGAGGGGCTGTCGGCCAGCGAGCGGAGCGCCAAGCTGCCGCCCAAGCGGACCTCGGGGAAGCTGCTGCGGCGCCGAGCCCGGTCCAGGCTGCGCATCACCAAC ATCTCCGACAAGAACGACCGGGTGGTGGAGTGCCAGCTGCAGACCTACAACAACAAGATGGTGACCTTCAAGTTTGACCTGGATGGGGACAACCCAGAGGAAATCGCGGCTGTCATG gtCCACAACGAGTTCATCCTCAAGTCGGAACGGGATGGCTTCGTCCACCGCATCCGGGACATTATCCATCGCGTGGAGACCCTGCTCCGCAAGGACGGGCATGGTGCCACTGAGCTGCCCGAGAGCCCCGAGGCCGAGCGTGGTGTGGGCAGCCCT GCGgacctgcagctgcaggagctctCACGCTTCATCTCCTCCTCGTCCTCGCTCAGCG ACCTGGGCTGCACCAGTCCCAGCCTCTCGGTCCAGTCCCCCGTCCTGCCGTCGCTGAGCAGCTCCCTGTCAGAGAACGACCTCGCCAGCCCCACGGAGCCGCCGGCAGCCCCAGCCGGTGAGCTGCGGCTGACACTGCCAGGCTCCCCCGCAG GCTCTGTGCAGACCTGGCCCCCCGTCTCGACGGCTCCCTCCTGGCTGACGGCATCGCCAGCGTTCCCACAGACCCCCCCAAGCACCCCGGGGGGGCCCGTCCCACTGGCTGTGCCCCAAGCCCTCATGTCCCCGCTGCCACTCCCcgtgtcccctgtccccagtgAGCCCAGCAGCCCCCTGAACCCCCCCGTGACCAGCACGCCCTGGTCCCCCACGGCCCCCTTCCTGTCCCTGGCCAACGTCTTCTCCCTGGCAGTGATGAGCGTGGCCCACACGCTGCTGCCCGCCGTCTCCTCCATCGCCAGCTCGGGTGGGCACCTCTACCCCCCGCTGCTGCCGCGGCCGCAGAGCCTCGTCCTGGGGCCCCCGCGCTTCGTCTACCCTGACCCTGCCAGCATGGCCAAGCCAGCCCCGGCCTGCGGTGGGACCCTGGAGTCAGCGGGGGCTGATGTCCCCGCCGCTGGGGGGGCCGTGCCAGTCCCTTCCCTGGCACCGGCCCCACCGTGCCCCACAGGCAGCGAGGCCACGGGGAGTCCCCTGCCATCGCTGAGCACCTCCACGCCGGGGAGCCCGGAGGGCGGCACG GTGCTGCCCGGCTCCCCCAGGCCCAGCCACCCGCTCATCGTCTCGGAGTCGCCTGCCCCTGGCACACCCAAGGCCCGGCTCTCGCCCATCACAGAAG AAGCCAAGCCCCAGATCCTGGGCCGGTTCCAGGTGACGCCGACCAAAGACCCATCGGTGACCTCCCCAGTGTCAGGCAGCAGCGAGGGCGAGCAGCGTGACGCAGAGCCAGTAGCAAGTGGCTCCCCCCTGCCCGTGGCCCAGGATGCAGGGGACAGCTCAAGCAGCGACTCAGACTCGGctctggagctggtggagcaggACCCCGAGGCCAAGGAGGCGCTGGCCGAGGGCACGGTGCCACCGGCGGAGAGCGACCGGGAAGGCCCTGGGGAGGAGGGCGCGGAGAGCGCGCCACAGGCGGTGCTGAGCCAAGTGTGGCTGAACTACTCCCGCAGCTTGTCCTACCTGAGCAGCGACGACACCGAGAGTGAGGACGAGGAGATCtgggaggagctgcagcacctGCGCCAGAA GCACCTGGCCGAggtgcagctgctgcagagtgCCCAGAAGAAGGAGATCGAGGAGCTGTACCTGCGGATGGGGAAGCAGCCGCCGCTGGGCATCGTCTCCCCCGCCGCCATGCTCTCCAGCCGCCAGCGCCGCCTCTCCAAAGGCAGCTTCAACCCGTCCCGCCGCAACAGCCTGCAGCGCCTGGAGCTGGCGCAGCCCTCAG CCATCATGCGCCGTAACTCGCTGAGCGGCAGCAGCACGGGCTCGCAGGAGCAGCGGCTGAGCAAGGGGGTGACCTTCGCCGACGACTTTGGCCGGATG CCGGCTGGCCAGGAGTGA
- the WNK4 gene encoding serine/threonine-protein kinase WNK4 isoform X5 — translation MLAAEPAAGAMSQSEAERAGGGSVPEPEPGLPGRAPHRNRSRRPSGRDSRRASSRFNRRSSAELELLGYPAPGGGRGESPPLLSAAGRREPEETESEEVETSAVATSPDGRFLKFDIEIGRGSFKTVYKGLDTETTVEVAWCELQTRKLSKTERQRFSEEVEMLKGLQHPNIVRFYDSWKSSIKGQMCIVLVTELMTSGTLKTYLKRFKEMKLKVLQRWSRQILKGLHFLHTRSPPIIHRDLKCDNIFITGPTGSVKIGDLGLATLKRASFAKSVIGTPEFMAPEMYEEKYDEAVDVYAFGMCMLEMATSEYPYSECQNAAQIYRKVTSGLKPSSFYKVKVPELKEIIEGCIRMDKNERYTIQDLLEHSFFQEDTGVHVELAEEDDGVKSGLKLWLRMDDTKKLHGKYKDNNAIEFLFELYKDVAEEVAQEMVVLGFVCEADYKLVAKAVRDRVVAIKRKREKLKRAQGVLSPAEPEQPPGVLQLLEELKSPLSPGTPAPAPATPGSGDSVFSSSFPPEPEEPEADQHFAYRHTSYSSATSDCETDGYLSSSGFLDSPDLAHRSFSAGDPASPPPTRPARCFPTSIAVQLPTERLPPASGFSSPVDSYTSDVASGMSDGCEGLSASERSAKLPPKRTSGKLLRRRARSRLRITNISDKNDRVVECQLQTYNNKMVTFKFDLDGDNPEEIAAVMVHNEFILKSERDGFVHRIRDIIHRVETLLRKDGHGATELPESPEAERGVGSPADLQLQELSRFISSSSSLSDLGCTSPSLSVQSPVLPSLSSSLSENDLASPTEPPAAPAGSVQTWPPVSTAPSWLTASPAFPQTPPSTPGGPVPLAVPQALMSPLPLPVSPVPSEPSSPLNPPVTSTPWSPTAPFLSLANVFSLAVMSVAHTLLPAVSSIASSGGHLYPPLLPRPQSLVLGPPRFVYPDPASMAKPAPACGGTLESAGADVPAAGGAVPVPSLAPAPPCPTGSEATGSPLPSLSTSTPGSPEGGTVLPGSPRPSHPLIVSESPAPGTPKARLSPITEEAKPQILGRFQVTPTKDPSVTSPVSGSSEGEQRDAEPVASGSPLPVAQDAGDSSSSDSDSALELVEQDPEAKEALAEGTVPPAESDREGPGEEGAESAPQAVLSQVWLNYSRSLSYLSSDDTESEDEEIWEELQHLRQKHLAEVQLLQSAQKKEIEELYLRMGKQPPLGIVSPAAMLSSRQRRLSKGSFNPSRRNSLQRLELAQPSAAIMRRNSLSGSSTGSQEQRLSKGVTFADDFGRMPAGQE, via the exons ATGCTGGCGGCCGAGCCCGCCGCCGGAGCCATGTCCCAGTCCGAGGCGGAGCGGGCGGGCGGTGGCTCCGtgccggagccggagccggggcTCCCCGGGCGGGCCCCGCACCGCAACCGCAGCCGGCGGCCCTCGGGACGTGACTCCCGCCGCGCCTCCTCCCGCTTCAACCGGCGGAGCTCGGccgagctggagctgctgggttACCCGGCAccgggcggggggcgcggggagTCGCCGCCGCTGCTGAGCGCTGCCGGTCGCCGGGAACCGGAGGAGACGGAGAGCGAGGAGGTGGAGACGAGCGCGGTCGCCACTTCCCCCGACGGCCGGTTCCTCAAGTTCGACATCGAGATCGGCCGCGGCTCCTTCAAGACCGTCTACAAGGGGCTGGACACGGAGACCACCGTGGAGGTGGCCTGGTGCGAGCTGCAG ACGCGGAAGCTGTCGAAGACGGAGCGGCAGCGGTTCAGTGAGGAGGTGGAGATGCTGAAGGGACTGCAGCATCCCAACATTGTCCGCTTCTACGACTCCTGGAAGTCGTCTATCAAAGGCCAGATGTGCATCGTGCTGGTCACAGAGCTCATGACATCCGGCACCCTGAAAAC CTATCTGAAGCGGTTCAAGGAGATGAAGCTGAAGGTGCTGCAGCGCTGGAGCCGGCAGATCCTCAAGGGGTTGCATTTCCTGCACACCCGCTCACCCCCCATCATCCACCGCGACCTCAAGTGCGACAACATCTTCATCACGGGCCCCACCGGCTCGGTCAAGATTGGGGACCTGGGCTTGGCCACGCTCAAGCGAGCCTCCTTTGCCAAGAGCGTCATAG GCACCCCCGAGTTCATGGCGCCAGAGATGTACGAGGAGAAATACGACGAGGCGGTGGACGTCTACGCCTTCGGGATGTGTATGCTGGAGATGGCCACCTCAGAGTACCCCTACTCCGAGTGCCAGAACGCCGCCCAGATCTACCGCAAGGTCACCTCG GGCCTGAAGCCCAGCAGCTTCTACAAGGTGAAGGTTCCGGAGCTGAAGGAAATCATCGAGGGCTGCATCCGCATGGACAAGAACGAGAG GTACACCATCCAGGACCTGCTGGAACACTCCTTCTTCCAAGAGGACACGGGGGTGCACGTGGAGCTGGCCGAGGAGGATGACGGCGTCAAGTCTGGGCTCAAGCTCTGGCTGCGCATGGACGACACGAAGAAGCTGCACGGCAAGTACAAGGACAACAACGCCATCGAATTCCTGTTCGAGCTCTACAAGGACGTGGCGGAGGAGGTGGCCCAGGAGATG GTGGTCCTGGGCTTTGTCTGCGAGGCCGACTACAAGCTGGTGGCCAAGGCGGTGCGGGACCGTGTGGTCGCCATCAAGCGCAAACGGGAGAAGCTGAAGCGCGCCCAGGGCGTCCTGTCACCTGCGGAGCCGGAGCAGCCGCCGGgtgtcctgcagctgctggaggagctcaAGTCCCCGCTGTCACCCGGTACCCCCGCACCTGCCCCGGCCACCCCCGGCTCTGGGGACTCcgtcttcagcagcagcttccccCCGGAGCCCGAGGAGCCGGAGGCCGACCAGCACTTTGCCTACCGGCACACCAGCTACTCCTCAGCCACCT CTGACTGCGAGACGGATGGCTACCTGAGCTCCTCTGGCTTCCTGGACTCCCCAGACCTGGCCCATCGCAGCTTCTCGGCGGGGGACCCCGCCAGCCCGCCACCCACCCGCCCTGCGCGCTGCTTCCCCACG AGCATCGCGGTGCAGCTGCCCACCGAGCGCCTCCCCCCTGCCAGCGGCTTCTCCTCCCCGGTGGACAG CTACACCTCGGACGTGGCGTCTGGCATGAGCGACGGCTGCGAGGGGCTGTCGGCCAGCGAGCGGAGCGCCAAGCTGCCGCCCAAGCGGACCTCGGGGAAGCTGCTGCGGCGCCGAGCCCGGTCCAGGCTGCGCATCACCAAC ATCTCCGACAAGAACGACCGGGTGGTGGAGTGCCAGCTGCAGACCTACAACAACAAGATGGTGACCTTCAAGTTTGACCTGGATGGGGACAACCCAGAGGAAATCGCGGCTGTCATG gtCCACAACGAGTTCATCCTCAAGTCGGAACGGGATGGCTTCGTCCACCGCATCCGGGACATTATCCATCGCGTGGAGACCCTGCTCCGCAAGGACGGGCATGGTGCCACTGAGCTGCCCGAGAGCCCCGAGGCCGAGCGTGGTGTGGGCAGCCCT GCGgacctgcagctgcaggagctctCACGCTTCATCTCCTCCTCGTCCTCGCTCAGCG ACCTGGGCTGCACCAGTCCCAGCCTCTCGGTCCAGTCCCCCGTCCTGCCGTCGCTGAGCAGCTCCCTGTCAGAGAACGACCTCGCCAGCCCCACGGAGCCGCCGGCAGCCCCAGCCG GCTCTGTGCAGACCTGGCCCCCCGTCTCGACGGCTCCCTCCTGGCTGACGGCATCGCCAGCGTTCCCACAGACCCCCCCAAGCACCCCGGGGGGGCCCGTCCCACTGGCTGTGCCCCAAGCCCTCATGTCCCCGCTGCCACTCCCcgtgtcccctgtccccagtgAGCCCAGCAGCCCCCTGAACCCCCCCGTGACCAGCACGCCCTGGTCCCCCACGGCCCCCTTCCTGTCCCTGGCCAACGTCTTCTCCCTGGCAGTGATGAGCGTGGCCCACACGCTGCTGCCCGCCGTCTCCTCCATCGCCAGCTCGGGTGGGCACCTCTACCCCCCGCTGCTGCCGCGGCCGCAGAGCCTCGTCCTGGGGCCCCCGCGCTTCGTCTACCCTGACCCTGCCAGCATGGCCAAGCCAGCCCCGGCCTGCGGTGGGACCCTGGAGTCAGCGGGGGCTGATGTCCCCGCCGCTGGGGGGGCCGTGCCAGTCCCTTCCCTGGCACCGGCCCCACCGTGCCCCACAGGCAGCGAGGCCACGGGGAGTCCCCTGCCATCGCTGAGCACCTCCACGCCGGGGAGCCCGGAGGGCGGCACG GTGCTGCCCGGCTCCCCCAGGCCCAGCCACCCGCTCATCGTCTCGGAGTCGCCTGCCCCTGGCACACCCAAGGCCCGGCTCTCGCCCATCACAGAAG AAGCCAAGCCCCAGATCCTGGGCCGGTTCCAGGTGACGCCGACCAAAGACCCATCGGTGACCTCCCCAGTGTCAGGCAGCAGCGAGGGCGAGCAGCGTGACGCAGAGCCAGTAGCAAGTGGCTCCCCCCTGCCCGTGGCCCAGGATGCAGGGGACAGCTCAAGCAGCGACTCAGACTCGGctctggagctggtggagcaggACCCCGAGGCCAAGGAGGCGCTGGCCGAGGGCACGGTGCCACCGGCGGAGAGCGACCGGGAAGGCCCTGGGGAGGAGGGCGCGGAGAGCGCGCCACAGGCGGTGCTGAGCCAAGTGTGGCTGAACTACTCCCGCAGCTTGTCCTACCTGAGCAGCGACGACACCGAGAGTGAGGACGAGGAGATCtgggaggagctgcagcacctGCGCCAGAA GCACCTGGCCGAggtgcagctgctgcagagtgCCCAGAAGAAGGAGATCGAGGAGCTGTACCTGCGGATGGGGAAGCAGCCGCCGCTGGGCATCGTCTCCCCCGCCGCCATGCTCTCCAGCCGCCAGCGCCGCCTCTCCAAAGGCAGCTTCAACCCGTCCCGCCGCAACAGCCTGCAGCGCCTGGAGCTGGCGCAGCCCTCAG CAGCCATCATGCGCCGTAACTCGCTGAGCGGCAGCAGCACGGGCTCGCAGGAGCAGCGGCTGAGCAAGGGGGTGACCTTCGCCGACGACTTTGGCCGGATG CCGGCTGGCCAGGAGTGA